A genomic window from Coleofasciculus chthonoplastes PCC 7420 includes:
- the hemW gene encoding radical SAM family heme chaperone HemW — MLNFSNKSEKSEKSEKIIEMGIAHSAYIHIPFCRRRCYYCDFPVSVVGDKARGSTSGTIEEYVEVLAQEIQTTPASTCSLSTIFFGGGTPSLLSTQQLNRILDTLAQQFGITTDAEISMEIDPGTFDLSQIKGYRDAGVNRVSLGVQAFQDELLGICGRSHQLNHIFTAVELLRQVEVPDWSLDLISGLPTQTLEQWQESLAAAIQLAPTHISCYDLTIEPVTAFGRQYSPGISPLPTDETTAQMYRLAQQLLTDAGYEHYEISNYALPTHQCRHNRVYWENRPFYGFGMGAASYIQARRFTRPRTRREYYAWVEQFIQAGGVLDSPLSRTTDILLETVMLGLRLADGLSLSALREKFGETLIERIWRSLQPSVDKGWITIVTPDGSVIDMQAVSNRPISGRIRLSDPNGFLFSNTILADIFKEIGEG, encoded by the coding sequence ATGTTAAATTTTTCAAACAAATCTGAGAAATCTGAGAAATCTGAGAAAATCATCGAGATGGGAATTGCCCATTCCGCCTACATCCATATCCCCTTCTGCCGACGCCGCTGCTACTACTGTGACTTTCCTGTATCTGTAGTCGGCGATAAAGCCAGAGGCAGTACGTCCGGCACGATTGAGGAATATGTTGAGGTCTTAGCTCAAGAAATTCAAACAACACCAGCCTCAACTTGTTCTCTCTCAACCATTTTCTTTGGTGGTGGCACCCCCTCTCTGTTATCCACTCAACAGTTAAACCGCATTCTGGATACCTTAGCACAGCAGTTTGGCATAACTACCGATGCTGAGATTTCCATGGAAATAGACCCAGGCACATTCGACTTGTCGCAGATCAAAGGATACCGGGATGCGGGCGTGAATCGAGTCAGCCTGGGAGTTCAAGCCTTTCAGGATGAACTATTAGGCATTTGTGGGCGATCGCACCAGCTTAATCATATCTTCACCGCCGTTGAGTTGCTCCGCCAAGTAGAGGTTCCCGACTGGAGTTTAGATTTGATTTCTGGATTGCCCACTCAAACCTTAGAACAGTGGCAGGAATCCCTAGCCGCCGCCATTCAGCTTGCCCCTACCCATATCTCCTGCTATGACCTGACTATAGAACCCGTCACCGCCTTTGGACGGCAATACAGCCCCGGCATTTCTCCCTTACCGACTGACGAAACCACAGCTCAAATGTACCGCCTTGCCCAGCAACTCCTTACTGATGCCGGGTATGAACATTATGAGATATCCAACTATGCTTTACCAACTCATCAATGCCGACATAATCGGGTGTATTGGGAAAACCGTCCTTTTTATGGATTTGGTATGGGGGCGGCTAGTTATATCCAGGCGCGGCGGTTTACGCGACCCCGCACCCGACGAGAGTATTATGCTTGGGTAGAACAATTTATCCAGGCAGGAGGCGTCCTTGATTCTCCCCTAAGTCGTACCACTGACATCCTCTTAGAAACCGTCATGTTAGGATTGCGTCTGGCAGACGGTTTGAGTCTATCCGCGTTGAGGGAAAAATTTGGTGAAACCCTGATAGAAAGGATTTGGCGAAGTTTACAGCCATCGGTTGACAAAGGTTGGATCACAATAGTAACTCCTGATGGAAGCGTTATCGATATGCAAGCAGTCTCAAACAGACCCATCAGTGGACGGATCAGATTGAGTGACCCCAACGGCTTCTTATTTTCCAATACGATTCTTGCAGATATATTTAAAGAGATAGGTGAAGGTTAA
- a CDS encoding PIN/TRAM domain-containing protein has product MLDFVIILLFILGGAGVGFDIVELLPPSVQEQITNLEALRWILASFTAIIGFAVGLTVQVTYRRLEKQVRQLPIEVILTRAVGLVLGLLLANLMLAPIFFLPFPSEFAFIKPLAAILGSVMFAFLGISLADTHGRTFLRLINPNSLDTMLVAEGTLKPATSKVLDTSCIIDGRIEELLNTGFVEGQLLIPQFVLQELQQLADAANDQKRIRGRRGLDILKAMQTAYPERLIIHPADYEDIQTVDAKLVRLTQEINGTLLTNDYNLSKVANLQKVPVLNVNDLAHAVRPIYLPGDSLELKILKEGKEPSQGVGYLDDGTMVVVEEGRNHLGAEMRVVVTSALQTSAGRMIFARPQASVAA; this is encoded by the coding sequence ATGCTTGATTTTGTCATTATTCTTTTATTCATCCTAGGAGGAGCAGGTGTAGGGTTCGACATTGTTGAACTGCTTCCGCCTTCCGTGCAAGAACAGATTACCAATCTGGAGGCGCTGCGCTGGATTTTAGCCAGTTTTACCGCCATTATCGGTTTTGCGGTTGGGTTAACGGTGCAGGTGACCTATCGTCGTTTGGAAAAGCAGGTACGCCAACTGCCAATTGAGGTAATTTTAACCCGGGCAGTCGGTTTGGTGTTGGGGCTGCTGTTAGCGAATTTAATGCTAGCCCCGATTTTCTTTCTACCTTTTCCCTCGGAGTTTGCCTTTATCAAGCCCCTGGCGGCAATTTTGGGCAGTGTGATGTTTGCCTTTCTGGGAATCAGTTTGGCAGATACCCACGGTCGGACTTTTTTGCGACTGATTAATCCAAACAGCTTGGACACGATGTTGGTCGCAGAAGGGACGCTCAAACCAGCGACGAGTAAGGTACTCGACACCAGTTGTATTATCGATGGTCGCATTGAGGAACTGTTGAATACAGGGTTTGTCGAGGGTCAACTCCTCATTCCCCAGTTTGTGTTGCAAGAGTTACAGCAGTTAGCCGATGCAGCGAATGATCAAAAGCGGATTCGGGGACGGCGTGGGTTAGATATTCTCAAAGCTATGCAAACCGCTTATCCGGAACGCCTGATTATTCACCCGGCTGATTATGAGGATATTCAGACAGTGGATGCCAAATTGGTTCGGTTGACTCAGGAAATTAATGGCACGCTTTTGACGAATGACTACAATCTGAGTAAAGTGGCTAATTTGCAAAAAGTCCCGGTACTCAATGTCAATGATCTGGCTCACGCTGTACGTCCAATTTATCTGCCGGGTGATAGCCTGGAACTGAAAATTCTCAAGGAGGGGAAAGAACCCTCTCAAGGCGTAGGTTATCTAGACGATGGCACGATGGTGGTTGTGGAAGAAGGACGTAACCACCTCGGCGCTGAAATGCGAGTTGTGGTCACCTCGGCTTTACAGACATCTGCTGGACGGATGATTTTTGCTCGTCCTCAAGCATCTGTGGCGGCGTAA
- a CDS encoding ferredoxin-thioredoxin reductase variable chain, giving the protein MKVGDRVRVKTSVIVYHNPAHRNEPFDIKGMEGEVMAIVTEWQGRPVSANLPIQVKFDKKFRGHFREDELEVV; this is encoded by the coding sequence ATGAAAGTTGGCGATCGCGTTCGAGTTAAGACATCTGTTATTGTTTACCACAATCCTGCCCACCGGAATGAGCCGTTTGATATCAAGGGTATGGAAGGCGAAGTCATGGCTATCGTTACAGAATGGCAAGGGCGACCCGTGAGCGCTAACTTACCGATTCAGGTTAAATTTGATAAAAAGTTTCGCGGTCACTTCCGGGAAGATGAGTTAGAAGTTGTTTGA